A portion of the Clupea harengus chromosome 18, Ch_v2.0.2, whole genome shotgun sequence genome contains these proteins:
- the LOC105895422 gene encoding DNA damage-inducible transcript 4-like protein, which translates to MVATSTLKNKNSECISEVFDRRYDQSYIEDELDFWERCLAEPPVGMDIGVGGVAESLREENRTCQQLAKLLEGCLSRAKKSTLHCAEVLVPETLTRRIARDVLRLASGEPCGLRGCVLHIHLEAERGCKRLERIVCDSSVVPTFELTLVFKQDGNAWPSLRDFFLIGACFAPGFRHALKLSPGFRLIKKKLYSSSPAGTVVEEN; encoded by the exons ATGGTTGCAACAAGCACGCTCAAGAACAAGAACTCGGAGTGCATATCCGAGGTGTTCGATCGTCGTTACGACCAGAGCTACATTGAAGATG aGCTGGACTTCTGGGAGCGTTGCCTGGCCGAGCCCCCGGTAGGAATGGACATTGGCGTCGGCGGCGTCGCGGAGTCTCTGCGCGAGGAGAACCGCACGTGCCAGCAGCTGGCCAAGCTCCTGGAGGGCTGCCTGTCCCGCGCCAAGAAGAGCACGCTGCACTGCGCCGAGGTGCTGGTCCCCGAGACGCTAACGCGGCGCATCGCCCGCGACGTGCTGCGCCTGGCGTCAGGCGAGCCCTGCGGCCTGCGCGGCTGCGTGCTGCACATCCACCTGGAGGCGGAGCGTGGCTGCAAGCGGCTGGAGCGCATCGTTTGCGACTCCAGCGTGGTGCCCACCTTCGAACTGACGCTGGTCTTCAAGCAGGACGGCAACGCCTGGCCCAGCCTCAGGGACTTCTTCCTCATCGGCGCCTGCTTCGCCCCGGGCTTCCGGCACGCGCTGAAGCTCAGCCCCGGCTTCCGCCTCATCAAGAAGAAGCTGTACTCCTCCTCCCCGGCAGGTACCGTGGTGGAGGAGAACTGA